In one window of Stigmatopora argus isolate UIUO_Sarg chromosome 19, RoL_Sarg_1.0, whole genome shotgun sequence DNA:
- the LOC144064687 gene encoding syntaxin-11-like, which produces MRDILARLDNVRQDLEDEDDMACDESKLPPAEESTVFENTLDIESILREAESIRKEISMLLLEIQRLHKNNERFRTTVRHLSDVKRDSDDIAREIQSKGQRLHARILALGEESKKMKKKEGPNSASSRIACVQFDSLILLFQTTMGSYNRTEEMQRSICRERIQRQASILGTEITDEKLDEIIDKGCHGWDELFKSLPNPQEVHSSRWAMTEIKDRHQELVALEARLKEVHELFQDMAALTQEQCSMIDNIESNVVKTQDYIRKVNVDIVKAKQYKKKYCCPWLPCWNT; this is translated from the coding sequence ATGCGGGACATTCTGGCTAGGCTGGACAACGTCCGCCAAGACCTGGAAGACGAGGACGACATGGCCTGCGACGAGAGCAAACTGCCCCCGGCTGAAGAGTCGACGGTCTTCGAGAACACGCTGGACATCGAGAGCATCCTGCGGGAAGCCGAGTCCATCCGCAAGGAGATTTCCATGCTCCTCTTGGAGATCCAGCGCCTGCACAAGAACAACGAGCGCTTCCGCACCACCGTCCGCCACCTCTCGGACGTCAAGCGGGACTCGGACGACATCGCCAGGGAGATCCAGAGCAAAGGCCAACGGCTCCACGCTAGAATTTTGGCCCTCGGTGAGGAGAGCAAGAAGATGAAAAAGAAGGAGGGGCCTAACTCAGCTTCCAGTCGAATTGCCTGCGTGCAGTTTGATTCGCTCATCCTCCTCTTTCAAACCACCATGGGAAGCTACAACCGGACGGAGGAAATGCAGCGCTCCATCTGCCGGGAGCGGATCCAGCGCCAGGCGTCCATTTTGGGGACGGAAATCACAGATGAAAAACTGGATGAAATCATAGACAAAGGCTGTCACGGTTGGGACGAGTTGTTCAAGAGTCTTCCCAACCCGCAAGAGGTCCATTCGTCCCGTTGGGCCATGACGGAAATTAAAGACAGACATCAGGAGCTGGTGGCCCTGGAGGCCCGGCTCAAGGAAGTCCACGAACTGTTCCAGGACATGGCGGCGCTCACGCAAGAACAGTGCTCCATGATCGATAACATTGAGTCCAACGTGGTTAAAACCCAGGACTATATTCGAAAAGTCAATGTGGACATCGTCAAGGCCAAACAGTATAAGAAAAAATACTGTTGCCCATGGTTACCTTGTTGGAATACATAA